A part of Gossypium hirsutum isolate 1008001.06 chromosome A07, Gossypium_hirsutum_v2.1, whole genome shotgun sequence genomic DNA contains:
- the LOC107954054 gene encoding dimethylnonatriene synthase, producing MDLYTYIPSIASLLLFLYIFSRKAPKNSKKNCIPEPTGSLPLIGHLHLLGGKEPICKNLATMADKHGPLYSLKLGTHRILVVSSWEIAKDCFTNNDRTLATRANIVAGRYMGYDNAIFSLAPYGEYWRNIRKMATVELLSSHRLEKLKHIRFSEMDSFIKELYGLSRNGDKVTISEALERLTFNINLRMLFGKRFSGNDYGEVDSEPWRFMKAIKRALYLFGIFVLPDALQWLERFDIQGHVRSMKENAKELDSIINVWLEEHLKKKRENQGASESDFMDVMLTHLPEDTVISGHTRDTIVKATTLVLSLTGGESTSVTITWVLSLLLNHPNVLITAQEEIDHHVGKQRWVEESDIKNLKYLQAIVKESLRLYPPGPITGIREAMQDCCIAGYDVPKGTRLIVNIWKLHRDPRVWENANEFHPERFMTTHVDFDVKGQNFEYMPFSSGRRSCPGMTFGLQVVHLTVSKLIQGFDIRVAEGTAVDMEEGLGLALPKLNPLEVVLSPRLGTEFYECL from the exons ATGGATCTTTACACTTACATTCCATCGATTGCATCTTTGTTGCTGTTTCTATACATTTTCTCGAGAAAAGCACCCAAGAATTCCAAGAAAAATTGCATCCCTGAACCGACCGGTTCATTGCCGCTCATCGGTCACCTCCATCTCTTAGGTGGGAAAGAACCAATCTGCAAGAACCTAGCAACAATGGCGGACAAACATGGCCCACTCTACTCACTCAAACTCGGAACCCACCGAATTTTAGTGGTAAGCAGTTGGGAAATCGCCAAGGATTGTTTCACCAACAATGACCGAACCTTAGCCACTCGAGCCAACATCGTCGCCGGGCGGTACATGGGTTACGACAACGCTATCTTTTCGCTCGCCCCATATGGTGAATATTGGCGTAACATCCGTAAGATGGCCACCGTCGAGCTTCTTTCAAGCCACCGTTTGGAGAAGCTGAAGCACATACGGTTCTCCGAAATGGACTCGTTCATCAAAGAGTTGTACGGGCTTTCACGAAACGGTGATAAAGTGACTATCAGTGAGGCGTTGGAACGGTTGACGTTTAACATCAACCTTAGGATGCTCTTCGGAAAACGATTCTCCGGTAACGATTACGGGGAAGTAGACAGTGAGCCATGGCGGTTCATGAAAGCCATTAAGCGAGCGTTGTATCTATTTGGGATATTCGTTTTACCGGATGCTCTGCAGTGGCTCGAACGATTCGATATTCAAGGCCATGTTCGTTCCATGAAGGAAAATGCCAAAGAACTCGACTCAATAATCAATGTTTGGCTCGAAGAACATCttaagaagaaaagggaaaaccAGGGTGCCTCTGAAAGTGATTTCATGGACGTGATGTTAACTCACTTACCCGAGGATACTGTAATTTCAGGCCATACACGCGACACCATTGTCAAAGCGACAACATTG GTTCTTTCATTAACCGGAGGAGAAAGCACATCAGTGACAATCACATGGGTACTTTCTTTACTACTGAACCACCCCAATGTTCTAATCACAGCCCAAGAAGAGATAGACCACCACGTTGGAAAACAAAGGTGGGTTGAAGAATCAGACATTAAGAACCTCAAATACCTACAAGCCATAGTTAAGGAAAGTCTACGTTTATACCCACCAGGACCAATCACCGGAATCCGTGAGGCCATGCAAGATTGTTGCATCGCCGGCTACGATGTTCCAAAAGGGACTCGTTTGATTGTTAACATTTGGAAACTACATCGAGACCCACGGGTTTGGGAAAATGCCAATGAATTTCATCCAGAAAGGTTCATGACAACACATGTTGATTTCGATGTTAAGGGTCAAAATTTCGAGTACATGCCGTTTAGTTCCGGTAGAAGGTCGTGTCCTGGAATGACGTTTGGGTTGCAAGTTGTGCACTTGACGGTGTCGAAATTAATTCAGGGGTTTGATATTAGGGTGGCGGAGGGGACAGCGGTGGATATGGAAGAAGGCTTGGGACTTGCCTTACCTAAGTTGAATCCTCTTGAAGTTGTATTATCGCCACGCCTTGGAACTGAGTTTTACGAATGCCTTTAA